The following coding sequences lie in one Musa acuminata AAA Group cultivar baxijiao chromosome BXJ1-8, Cavendish_Baxijiao_AAA, whole genome shotgun sequence genomic window:
- the LOC135588216 gene encoding protein CHAPERONE-LIKE PROTEIN OF POR1, chloroplastic-like, with translation MSALFLFNPPSCCSRLSLRLSHRRHPCPRNLDLLSAWKPKVPRRTRVVAPRSPSCSMDVALGGVADGGSYDFRNVPKFPRMNVWDPYKRLGVTHDASEEEILDARNFLLNQYAGHESSVESIEAAYEKILMASFWKRKKSKINLKSRLKNKVEESPPWIKRLLDYVEMPPTDVILRRLFLFGFMGAWSLINSAETGPAFQVALSLLSCVYFLNDKMKNVLRASLTGFAALVIGWIVGSIVVPMIPSVLLQPTWTLELLTSLISYIFLFLACTFLK, from the exons ATGTCCGCTCTTTTCCTCTTCAATCCTCCGAGCTGCTGCTCTCGCCTCTCGCTTCGCCTGAGCCATCGTCGCCACCCGTGCCCTAGAAATCTCGATCTCCTTTCCGCATG GAAACCTAAAGTGCCGAGGAGGACGCGCGTTGTGGCTCCCAGAAGCCCCAGTTGTTCCATGGACGTCGCGCTCGGCGGTGTTGCCGACGGCGGGAGctatgatttca GAAATGTACCTAAATTTCCTAGAATGAATGTCTGGGATCCATATAAACGTCTTGGTGTGACTCATGATGCTTCAGAAGAAGAAATCTTAGATGCTCGAAATTTTCTTTTGAATCAATATGCTGGGCATGAGAGTAGTGTTGAGTCAATTGAAGCTGCTTACGAGAAGATACTTATGGCCAGTTTCTGGAAGCGTAAGAAGTCAAAAATAAATCTGAAAAGCAGGTTAAAAAATAAAGTAGAGGAATCACCACCATGGATAAAAAGATTGCTGGATTATGTTGAAATGCCTCCAACTGATGTGATCCTTAGAAGACTATTCCTCTTTGGTTTCATGGGGGCATGGAGTCTAATAAACTCTGCTGAGACAGGACCTGCTTTTCAA GTTGCACTCTCACTTCTGTCATGTGTCTATTTCCTAAATGACAAAATGAAGAATGTTTTGAGAGCCTCATTAACTGG ATTTGCAGCTCTTGTGATTGGTTGGATTGTTGGTTCCATTGTGGTTCCTATGATTCCATCAGTTCTTCTCCAGCCAACTTGGACACTTGAACTCTTAACGTCTTTGATATcctatattttcttatttttagcTTGTACTTTTCTCAAGTAA
- the LOC103996351 gene encoding uncharacterized protein LOC103996351 isoform X1, which yields MPRVDPSTVALPRRLLIFGGFFFVVCFFSSSSVNASVHSYIGKKFAPKGNAFVLHGGSEGLFASLPDPNATAGLGDAFIRFEKITFTRMEQSVENSKSTDPIVVQAIIFEVEDRETIGGSAYGGQRAVCCTPDLAKLGACTQGKVIYRPSSRNPNWPQVLAATFNGKDLVATLPSQSIPITRTGMYNLYFIYCDPALNGLVIDGKTVWKNPTGYLPGRMAPLMNFYGFMSLAFVILGIFWFSQYVRFWREVLPLQNCITFVIALGMFEMTLWYFEYAKFNETGFRPMGITFWAVTFGTVKRTVSRIIILVVSMGFGVVRPTLGGLTSKVIMLGATFFLASEILELVENVGAVSDLAGKARLILVLPVAFLDAFFILWIFTSLSKTLDKLQARRLMAKLDIYRKFTNALVVAVVVSVCWIGYELYFKSTDVYNEQWQNAWIISAFWQVLSFALLCVIAALWAPSQNSMRYAYSDDGTEDFEREDSLFLIKPGPIPSKDARSSASLMEAKVTVSTNATASHDDDSEEDKRE from the exons ATGCCGCGTGTCGATCCCTCCACTGTTGCTCTTCCTCGTCGTCTCCTTATTTTCGGTGGTTTCTTCTTCGTCGTCTGCTTCTTCTCATCGTCATCCGTCAACGCCTCGGTGCACAGCTACATTGGCAAGAAGTTCGCGCCCAAGGGCAATGCGTTCGTCCTCCACGGCGGTAGCGAGGGCCTCTTCGCATCCCTCCCCGATCCCAATGCCACCGCCGGCCTCGGGGACGCCTTCATCCG CTTCGAGAAGATCACTTTCACACGGATGGAGCAATCTGTAGAAAATAGTAAAAGTACTGATCCCATTGTGGTGCAAGCCATCATATTTGAAGTAGAAGATCGGGAGACAATTGGTGGTTCAGCTTATGGTGGTCAGCGAGCTGTTTGCTGCACACCAGATCTGGCAAAATTAGGTGCTTGCACTCAGGGCAAAGTCATCTACCGACCCTCCTCTCGAAACCCTAACTGGCCTCAAGTGCTTGCTGCTACTTTTAATGGAAAGGATCTTGTTGCAACATTGCCGTCCCAGAGCATACCCATCACAAGAACTGGGATGTATAACCTGTATTTTATATATTGTGATCCAGCACTCAATGGGTTGGTCATAGATGGGAAGACCGTGTGGAAAAATCCCACTGGATACCTTCCAGGAAGAATGGCTCCTCTCATGAACTTTTATGGATTCATGTCTCTTGCATtcgtgatacttggaatattttggtTTTCCCAGTATGTGAGATTTTGGAGGGAGGTTCTTCCACTTCAGAACTGTATAACATTTGTCATCGCATTGGGAATGTTTGAAATGACATTGTGGTATTTTGAGTATGCTAAATTTAATGAAACCGGATTCAGACCAATGGGGATCACCTTTTGGGCAGTAACCTTTGGTACAGTTAAAAGAACAGTGTCACGGATAATTATTCTTGTTGTTTCAATGGGGTTCGGAGTTGTCAGGCCTACTCTGGGAGGTCTCACTTCTAAGGTGATTATGCTTGGAGCAACATTTTTTCTAGCATCTGAGATACTTGAGTTGGTAGAGAATGTTGGTGCTGTAAGCGATCTTGCCGGAAAAGCAAGATTGATTTTGGTTCTTCCTGTGGCATTCTTGGATGCATTTTTTATTCTTTGGATATTTACTTCTCTTTCCAAGACTCTGGACAAACTCCAG GCAAGACGATTGATGGCCAAGTTAGATATTTATAGGAAATTCACGAATGCATTGGTTGTAGCTGTTGTTGTATCTGTTTGTTGGATTGGCTATGAG CTTTATTTCAAGTCAACTGATGTATATAACGAGCAGTGGCAGAATGCCTGGATTATTTCTGCCTTTTGGCAGGTCCTCTCCTTTGCTCTTCTCTGTGTGATTGCAGCTCTTTGGGCACCCTCTCAAAACTCAATGAG ATATGCTTACTCAGATGATGGAACTGAAGATTTTGAGCGAGAGGATTCACTTTTTCTAATAAAGCCAGGACCAATTCCTTCGAAGGATGCTCGTAGTTCTGCCAGTCTGATGGAGGCTAAAGTAACTGTGAGCACCAATGCTACTGCCTCACACGATGACGACAGCGAAGAAGATAAAAGGGAGTAG
- the LOC103996351 gene encoding uncharacterized protein LOC103996351 isoform X2 gives MPRVDPSTVALPRRLLIFGGFFFVVCFFSSSSVNASVHSYIGKKFAPKGNAFVLHGGSEGLFASLPDPNATAGLGDAFIRFEKITFTRMEQSVENSKSTDPIVVQAIIFEVEDRETIGGSAYGGQRAVCCTPDLAKLGACTQGKVIYRPSSRNPNWPQVLAATFNGKDLVATLPSQSIPITRTGMYNLYFIYCDPALNGLVIDGKTVWKNPTGYLPGRMAPLMNFYGFMSLAFVILGIFWFSQYVRFWREVLPLQNCITFVIALGMFEMTLWYFEYAKFNETGFRPMGITFWAVTFGTVKRTVSRIIILVVSMGFGVVRPTLGGLTSKVIMLGATFFLASEILELVENVGAVSDLAGKARLILVLPVAFLDAFFILWIFTSLSKTLDKLQLYFKSTDVYNEQWQNAWIISAFWQVLSFALLCVIAALWAPSQNSMRYAYSDDGTEDFEREDSLFLIKPGPIPSKDARSSASLMEAKVTVSTNATASHDDDSEEDKRE, from the exons ATGCCGCGTGTCGATCCCTCCACTGTTGCTCTTCCTCGTCGTCTCCTTATTTTCGGTGGTTTCTTCTTCGTCGTCTGCTTCTTCTCATCGTCATCCGTCAACGCCTCGGTGCACAGCTACATTGGCAAGAAGTTCGCGCCCAAGGGCAATGCGTTCGTCCTCCACGGCGGTAGCGAGGGCCTCTTCGCATCCCTCCCCGATCCCAATGCCACCGCCGGCCTCGGGGACGCCTTCATCCG CTTCGAGAAGATCACTTTCACACGGATGGAGCAATCTGTAGAAAATAGTAAAAGTACTGATCCCATTGTGGTGCAAGCCATCATATTTGAAGTAGAAGATCGGGAGACAATTGGTGGTTCAGCTTATGGTGGTCAGCGAGCTGTTTGCTGCACACCAGATCTGGCAAAATTAGGTGCTTGCACTCAGGGCAAAGTCATCTACCGACCCTCCTCTCGAAACCCTAACTGGCCTCAAGTGCTTGCTGCTACTTTTAATGGAAAGGATCTTGTTGCAACATTGCCGTCCCAGAGCATACCCATCACAAGAACTGGGATGTATAACCTGTATTTTATATATTGTGATCCAGCACTCAATGGGTTGGTCATAGATGGGAAGACCGTGTGGAAAAATCCCACTGGATACCTTCCAGGAAGAATGGCTCCTCTCATGAACTTTTATGGATTCATGTCTCTTGCATtcgtgatacttggaatattttggtTTTCCCAGTATGTGAGATTTTGGAGGGAGGTTCTTCCACTTCAGAACTGTATAACATTTGTCATCGCATTGGGAATGTTTGAAATGACATTGTGGTATTTTGAGTATGCTAAATTTAATGAAACCGGATTCAGACCAATGGGGATCACCTTTTGGGCAGTAACCTTTGGTACAGTTAAAAGAACAGTGTCACGGATAATTATTCTTGTTGTTTCAATGGGGTTCGGAGTTGTCAGGCCTACTCTGGGAGGTCTCACTTCTAAGGTGATTATGCTTGGAGCAACATTTTTTCTAGCATCTGAGATACTTGAGTTGGTAGAGAATGTTGGTGCTGTAAGCGATCTTGCCGGAAAAGCAAGATTGATTTTGGTTCTTCCTGTGGCATTCTTGGATGCATTTTTTATTCTTTGGATATTTACTTCTCTTTCCAAGACTCTGGACAAACTCCAG CTTTATTTCAAGTCAACTGATGTATATAACGAGCAGTGGCAGAATGCCTGGATTATTTCTGCCTTTTGGCAGGTCCTCTCCTTTGCTCTTCTCTGTGTGATTGCAGCTCTTTGGGCACCCTCTCAAAACTCAATGAG ATATGCTTACTCAGATGATGGAACTGAAGATTTTGAGCGAGAGGATTCACTTTTTCTAATAAAGCCAGGACCAATTCCTTCGAAGGATGCTCGTAGTTCTGCCAGTCTGATGGAGGCTAAAGTAACTGTGAGCACCAATGCTACTGCCTCACACGATGACGACAGCGAAGAAGATAAAAGGGAGTAG
- the LOC135585314 gene encoding eukaryotic translation initiation factor 5-like, whose translation MALQNIGASNSDDAFYRYKMPKMITKIEGRGNGIKTNVVNMVDIAKALHRPATYTTKYFGCELGAQSKFDEKTCTSLVNGAHDTAKLAGLLENFIKKYVQCYGCGNPETEIIITKTQMITLKCAACGFVSDVDMRDKLTTFILKNPPEQKKASKDKKGMRRAEKERLKEGEAADEELKKLKKETKKKGTVSSKDGASSKRVASKKKPTGSDEERSSPPDSQADDNEVADDNDDDGVQWQTDTSAEAARQRIQEQLNAVTAEMVMLSTGNVPDEEEKKVNQEKKEEAPKIGPEVVEKPSTHNQLIIEIKAMLKKGSKPSELSSSLPGSHQEIMNALFEALFEGEGAGKGFAKEVDKKKKYLAAAVQDEESQMCLLRAMEAFCGKFGGDAVKEVALAAKSLYDGDVLEEECIMKWYKEGLTGASKSSAVWKNIKPFIEWLQNAESESEDE comes from the coding sequence ATGGCTTTGCAGAATATCGGCGCTTCAAACAGCGATGATGCTTTCTATCGGTATAAGATGCCAAAGATGATAACCAAAATAGAAGGTCGTGGGAATGGCATCAAGACAAACGTAGTGAACATGGTGGACATTGCAAAGGCCTTGCACAGACCAGCCACCTACACGACAAAGTACTTTGGCTGTGAGCTTGGTGCCCAATCCAAGTTTGATGAGAAAACTTGCACTTCACTTGTTAATGGAGCTCACGACACTGCCAAATTAGCAGGGCTTCTAGAGAACTTCATCAAGAAGTATGTGCAGTGCTATGGATGTGGTAATCCTGAGACTgaaataataatcacaaaaacCCAGATGATCACCCTCAAATGTGCTGCTTGTGGTTTTGTGTCTGATGTAGACATGAGGGACAAGCTCACTACTTTTATCCTGAAGAACCCACCAGAACAGAAAAAGGCATCAAAAGACAAGAAGGGAATGAGACGAGCAGAGAAGGAAAGACTCAAGGAAGGGGAAGCTGCTGATGAGGAACTGAAGAAGCTGAAGAAAGagacaaagaagaagggtactgtATCATCTAAAGATGGAGCAAGTTCTAAACGTGTTGCTTCTAAGAAGAAGCCAACAGGCTCAGATGAGGAACGCTCCTCCCCACCTGATAGTCAGGCTGATGACAATGAGGTagctgatgataatgatgatgatggtgtgCAGTGGCAGACTGACACATCTGCTGAAGCAGCTCGCCAGCGCATACAGGAACAACTGAATGCTGTTACTGCTGAAATGGTGATGCTTTCCACTGGTAATGTGCCTGACGAGGAAGAGAAGAAAGTAAATcaagagaagaaagaggaagcTCCAAAAATTGGACCTGAAGTAGTGGAGAAGCCTAGCACTCATAACCAGTTAATTATTGAAATCAAAGCTATGCTGAAGAAGGGGTCCAAACCTAGCGAGCTTAGCTCGTCTCTGCCTGGGTCCCATCAAGAGATAATGAATGCACTATTCGAAGCCCTCTTTGAAGGTGAAGGTGCAGGTAAAGGGTTCGCAAAAGAGGTTGACAAGAAGAAAAAGTACCTTGCAGCTGCAGTGCAGGATGAGGAATCTCAGATGTGTCTGCTGCGGGCTATGGAAGCATTCTGTGGGAAGTTTGGTGGGGATGCAGTGAAGGAAGTTGCTCTGGCGGCTAAATCTCTTTACGATGGAGATGTATTGGAGGAAGAGTGCATAATGAAGTGGTACAAAGAAGGTCTGACCGGTGCCAGTAAGAGCTCCGCAGTTTGGAAGAATATTAAGCCTTTCATAGAATGGCTTCAGAATGCCGAGTCAGAGTCAGAGGACGAGTGA
- the LOC135588218 gene encoding E3 ubiquitin-protein ligase AIP2-like: MNEIMGSEQAVMEELQALQRKLGKKQSFEEAVSSIASLVRSRYPSASPSLRKSMYSTVCRVATVLQTRYTAPGFWLLGLRLFEEVENLVTEPSEKQNMTKCIARAQENLNEMETEVTLSDRRTTESRYLFEGHLTVDPEPALPAWLVAQNLLTTLAVAQDWASVSESSRGQEENSNTTESARGDELPGSVRELINNMQEIGGFLDLDNAIEASLQEIGAGPQRPPPASKEVVANLPVVTVTEEIMARLGSETECAVCRENLAIGDKMQELPCKHLFHPPCLKPWLDEHNSCPICRHELRTDDHAYESWKEREREAEEERKGAANALRGGEFMYV; encoded by the exons ATGAACGAAATCATGGGCTCGGAGCAGGCGGTGATGGAGGAGTTGCAGGCGCTGCAGAGGAAGCTCGGGAAGAAACAATCGTTCGAGGAGGCGGTCTCCTCCATCGCATCCCTCGTCCGCAGTCGATACCCCTCCGCTTCCCCATCCCTCCGCAAATCG ATGTATTCTACAGTTTGCCGAGTTGCAACTGTTCTTCAGACTAGGTATACAGCACCTGGATTCTGGCTTCTTGGCCTAAGGCTTTTTGAAGAAGTGGAGAACCTAGTTACTGAGCCGTCTGAAAAGCAAAATATGACAAAATGCATTGCCAGAGCACAGGAGAATCTAAATGAGATGGAAACAGAAGTTACATTGTCAGACAGGAGAACCACTG AATCTAGATATCTTTTTGAAGGGCATCTGACTGTGGATCCTGAACCAGCACTTCCTGCATGGCTTGTAGCACAGAACTTGCTTACTACTCTTGCTGTTGCTCAAGATTGGGCTTCTGTATCTGAATCTTCTAGAGGTCAGGAGGAAAACAGTAATACAACTGAAAGTGCTAGAGGGGATGAACTTCCTGGTTCTGTCAGAGAGTTAATAAACAATATGCAAGAGATAGGTGGTTTTCTGGACCTCGATAATGCCATTGAAGCTTCTTTACAA GAAATTGGTGCTGGGCCGCAGAGACCACCACCTGCTTCAAAAGAAGTCGTTGCTAATCTACCTGTTGTTACTGTGACCGAAGAAATCATGGCTAGGTTAGGCAGCGAAACAGAGTGTGCAGTTTGCCGGGAGAACTTGGCCATAGGGGACAAAATGCAGGAGTTACCTTGCAAGCATCTGTTCCATCCACCTTGTTTGAAACCATGGCTg GACGAACACAACTCCTGTCCGATATGTAGACATGAGCTGCGTACCGATGATCATGCATATGAGAGCTGGAAAGAGAGGGAAAGGGAGGCTGAGGAAGAGCGGAAAGGCGCTGCAAATGCTCTACGAGGAGGCGAATTTATGTAtgtttga
- the LOC135588217 gene encoding serine/threonine-protein phosphatase PP1 isozyme 2-like → MEGSGFDDLIQRLMDAKKSKASGKKVQLSELEIRSLCATAKGVFLSQPVLLELEAPINICGDVHGQFSDLLRLFEYGGVPPTSNYLFLGDYVDRGKQSIETICLLLAYKIKYPDNFFLLRGNHECASINRIYGFYDECKRRFSVRLWRLFTDCFNCLPVAAIVDDKIFCMHGGLSPELQSMDQVREIERPVDVPDQGLLCDLLWSDPDREIKGWADNDRGVSYTFGADRVAEFLRKHDLDLICRAHQVVEDGYEFFADRQLVTIFSAPNYCGEFNNAGALMSVDASLLCSFQILKPYRGKPGGVSG, encoded by the exons ATGGAAGGCAGCGGCTTCGATGATCTGATACAGAGGCTGATGGACGCCAAGAAGAGCAAGGCCAGCGGGAAGAAGGTGCAGCTCAGCGAGCTGGAGATCCGCAGCCTCTGCGCCACCGCCAAGGGCGTCTTCCTCAGCCAGCCCGTCCTCCTCGAGCTGGAGGCGCCGATCAACATCTGCG GCGACGTGCATGGGCAGTTCTCGGACCTGCTCCGGCTGTTCGAGTACGGTGGCGTGCCGCCCACCTCCAACTACCTCTTCCTCGGGGACTACGTCGACCGGGGGAAGCAGAGCATCGAGACCATCTGCCTCCTGCTCGCCTACAAGATCAAGTACCCCGACAACTTCTTCCTCCTCCGCGGCAACCACGAGTGCGCCTCCATCAACCGCATCTACGGCTTCTACGACGAGTGCAAGCGCCGGTTCAGCGTCCGCCTCTGGAGGCTCTTCACCGACTGCTTCAACTGCCTGCCGGTGGCTGCCATCGTGGACGACAAGATCTTTTGCATGCATGGCGGGCTGTCGCCGGAGCTGCAGAGCATGGACCAGGTGAGGGAGATCGAGAGGCCGGTGGACGTGCCGGACCAGGGGCTGCTGTGCGACCTGCTGTGGTCGGATCCCGACCGGGAGATCAAGGGGTGGGCGGACAACGACCGAGGGGTCTCCTACACGTTTGGTGCGGACAGGGTGGCGGAGTTCCTGAGGAAGCATGATCTCGACCTCATTTGCCGAGCTCATCAA GTTGTGGAAGATGGGTATGAATTCTTCGCAGACAGGCAACTGGTGACCATCTTCTCAGCTCCAAACTACTGTGGAGAGTTCAACAATGCTGGAGCACTAATGAGTGTGGATGCAAGCTTGCTCTGCTCATTCCAAATCCTCAAGCCTTACAGAGGAAAGCCAGGGGGAGTGAGTGGCTGA